In the genome of Carnobacterium pleistocenium FTR1, one region contains:
- a CDS encoding ABC transporter ATP-binding protein — MISIKNIVKTYTTGEEKLVALDNVSLEIAAGEFTSIMGSSGSGKSTLMNILGLLDRFDSGTYMLNGQNVSDLSDKESAKIRNKEIGFIFQSFNLMPRMSVLENVELPLVYAGVKAKERKERALKALERVGLSDRVKHKPNEISGGQKQRVAIARAIVNNPHVLMADEPTGNLDSKTTVDIMRIFQELNAEGTTILMVTHESAVALYTKRILTFNDGALINDQSQKSV, encoded by the coding sequence ATGATCAGCATTAAAAATATCGTTAAAACATATACCACTGGTGAAGAAAAATTAGTTGCTTTAGATAATGTTTCTCTAGAAATAGCAGCTGGCGAATTTACTTCAATAATGGGATCAAGCGGATCAGGTAAATCGACGTTAATGAATATTTTAGGTCTATTAGATCGTTTTGATTCAGGTACTTATATGCTGAACGGTCAAAACGTAAGTGATCTAAGTGATAAAGAAAGTGCCAAAATTCGCAACAAAGAGATTGGCTTTATTTTTCAATCCTTTAACTTGATGCCGCGTATGTCAGTTTTAGAAAATGTTGAATTGCCTTTAGTGTATGCCGGTGTGAAAGCTAAAGAAAGAAAAGAACGAGCTCTAAAAGCTTTAGAGCGTGTCGGTTTAAGCGATCGCGTCAAACATAAACCAAATGAAATTTCAGGTGGTCAGAAACAGCGCGTCGCTATTGCCCGGGCAATCGTAAATAATCCTCATGTACTAATGGCAGATGAACCTACAGGAAACCTTGATTCCAAGACGACCGTTGATATTATGCGTATTTTCCAAGAGTTAAATGCTGAAGGAACAACTATTCTGATGGTCACTCATGAATCTGCAGTAGCCTTATATACTAAACGAATACTCACATTTAATGATGGTGCATTGATAAACGACCAATCTCAAAAATCAGTTTAG
- a CDS encoding L-cystine transporter — protein MTNLYIGIVLVLFIAVLAGFWQLQKRHIKFSTRVFIALGSGVVFGAVIQLIFGAGSEVATGSIDWINIVGNGYVNFLQMLIMPLIFVSIVGAFTKIEGSKDLGKISFTVLATLLGTTAIAAFIGVMSVMVFNLDGAEFVQGTAETARIEELNVTQEQVVDLSIPEQILAFIPVNFFADLADSRSTSTIAVVIFSAFVGVAYLGVNRKDQEAGEFFAKIIESLYAIVMRIVTLVLRLTPYGIFALMTKALATSDFNALLNLGKFVIASYAALIVMFLIHMLILMGVKVNPIQYIKKTFTVLSFAFTARSSAGALPLNIETQTKTLGVDQASANFSGTFGLSIGQNGCAGIYPAMLAAIVAPTVGVDVFSPAYILTILAVVTISSFGVAGVGGGATFAALIVLGALDLPVAIVGLVISVEPLIDMGRTLLNVNDSMIAGIISSKRIKSFDDKILNDDSAIIKSDI, from the coding sequence ATGACAAATCTTTATATTGGTATAGTATTAGTATTATTTATTGCAGTACTTGCTGGATTTTGGCAATTACAAAAAAGACATATAAAATTTTCAACACGTGTTTTTATCGCTTTAGGATCAGGTGTTGTGTTTGGAGCTGTGATACAGCTTATCTTTGGAGCGGGCAGTGAGGTCGCTACTGGATCAATCGATTGGATCAATATAGTCGGAAATGGCTATGTTAATTTCTTACAAATGTTGATCATGCCATTAATTTTTGTATCTATTGTAGGAGCTTTTACAAAGATTGAAGGGTCGAAAGATCTTGGTAAAATTAGTTTTACCGTATTAGCAACACTTTTAGGAACGACGGCTATTGCCGCATTCATTGGAGTAATGAGTGTTATGGTATTTAATTTAGATGGAGCAGAATTTGTACAAGGTACAGCTGAAACGGCACGTATTGAGGAACTAAATGTCACTCAAGAGCAAGTCGTTGATTTAAGTATTCCAGAACAAATTCTAGCCTTTATCCCGGTAAACTTTTTCGCTGATTTAGCAGACTCACGCTCGACAAGTACAATTGCGGTTGTTATTTTCTCTGCTTTTGTTGGAGTAGCCTATTTAGGAGTTAACCGTAAAGATCAAGAAGCGGGAGAATTCTTTGCTAAAATAATTGAAAGTTTATATGCAATTGTAATGCGTATCGTTACTTTAGTATTGCGATTAACACCCTACGGAATTTTTGCTTTAATGACTAAGGCACTTGCTACAAGTGACTTTAACGCTTTACTTAACTTAGGTAAATTTGTTATTGCTTCATATGCAGCTCTTATCGTTATGTTTTTGATTCACATGTTGATATTGATGGGAGTAAAAGTCAATCCTATTCAATATATTAAAAAGACATTTACGGTATTAAGTTTTGCCTTTACTGCTCGTTCAAGCGCGGGTGCATTACCTTTGAATATTGAAACACAAACAAAAACTTTAGGAGTAGATCAAGCGTCAGCAAACTTCTCTGGAACATTTGGATTATCAATTGGTCAAAATGGGTGTGCAGGTATTTATCCAGCTATGCTAGCAGCTATTGTAGCACCTACTGTAGGAGTAGATGTATTTAGCCCAGCTTATATTCTTACTATCCTAGCTGTTGTTACAATCAGTTCATTTGGAGTTGCTGGTGTTGGTGGTGGAGCAACATTTGCTGCATTGATCGTACTAGGAGCATTAGATTTACCAGTAGCAATCGTCGGTTTAGTTATTTCTGTAGAACCTTTGATTGATATGGGACGTACATTGTTAAATGTAAATGATAGCATGATTGCAGGAATCATCTCGTCAAAAAGAATTAAGAGTTTTGATGATAAAATATTAAATGATGATTCAGCAATTATAAAATCTGATATTTAA
- a CDS encoding efflux RND transporter periplasmic adaptor subunit produces the protein MNWKKGVGVVIAIAIIAFIFYSVINSNTEEETITVQIAKVSQETIKETLSTNGLIESTQTQTIFGQGLIQDVPVSVGDSIEEGATLISYRDGTNQTADFNGTVTTVNAKNGQVDLSSQNGEPAIAIADLSNLQVTINLSESDAPLIEEGQVAVLTTGDQSFDGTVSHIDPTASTVTSQTSTSMVLKSIISFDTPPEGLFAGFNIDVDVTTNTAENVLAIPIEALLYDVDNNPYVYVVENEKALTTPIETGIQSATNVEVTDGLTLDDTIILSPDDTISDGTKVTSE, from the coding sequence ATGAATTGGAAAAAAGGAGTCGGAGTTGTTATAGCTATTGCCATCATTGCCTTTATCTTTTATAGTGTTATAAATTCTAACACTGAAGAAGAAACGATCACCGTGCAAATTGCAAAAGTATCACAGGAGACGATCAAAGAAACACTAAGCACAAATGGATTAATTGAATCTACCCAAACGCAAACTATTTTTGGTCAAGGACTGATTCAAGATGTACCTGTAAGTGTAGGCGATTCTATTGAAGAAGGTGCTACTCTTATCTCTTATAGAGATGGAACAAATCAGACAGCTGATTTTAATGGTACCGTCACAACAGTTAACGCAAAAAATGGCCAAGTTGATTTAAGCAGTCAAAATGGTGAACCTGCCATCGCAATTGCTGACTTAAGCAATTTACAGGTTACAATCAACTTAAGCGAATCAGATGCACCCCTTATTGAAGAAGGACAAGTTGCCGTATTAACGACTGGAGATCAGTCTTTTGATGGAACCGTATCGCATATTGACCCTACAGCTTCTACCGTAACAAGTCAGACCAGTACATCGATGGTTTTAAAGTCCATCATTTCTTTTGATACACCGCCCGAAGGTCTGTTTGCTGGATTTAATATTGATGTTGATGTGACAACAAATACTGCGGAAAATGTTTTAGCTATTCCAATTGAAGCCCTCTTGTATGACGTAGATAATAACCCATATGTTTATGTTGTTGAAAATGAAAAAGCATTGACTACACCGATAGAAACTGGCATCCAATCCGCTACAAACGTAGAAGTAACGGATGGTCTTACACTGGATGACACAATTATCTTATCTCCTGATGATACGATCAGTGATGGTACTAAGGTGACTAGTGAATAG
- a CDS encoding ABC transporter permease, with product MNILENFKMAVDSIFSNKLRSLLTMLGIIIGITAVIAILSVGNGATSEITNTFNDFGASTISLSLSDEATTDAAITDADITALKDSIPEITRISPDNTVNTTVKSDFETRTVLAFSGTSDLQYTNQSMESTLIYGRYFNQSDYDDAKEVVVITEDTATSLFNGRQNVIGEDIQLLSNTGTTLNLKIIGIVEGTFQELQGSFDLSQMPLFLALPLTTMEKLNPTMALMNSLTVQVTDKDAIESVSNRMVRLLETKHDSVGENFYTATNFLQALDQVDSVLSLFVNFIAAVAAIALLVGGIGVMNIMLVSVTERTREIGTRKALGATTNTILFQFLMEAVILTLIGGIIGLFLGILLANVIANALNIVPNITLGSVVLVLLFSTAVGIFFGIYPARKAAKLDPIEALRYE from the coding sequence ATGAATATTCTTGAAAATTTCAAAATGGCTGTCGACAGTATTTTTTCAAATAAATTACGGTCTCTTTTGACTATGCTGGGAATTATTATAGGTATCACAGCTGTTATAGCTATTTTATCAGTCGGAAATGGTGCGACTTCAGAAATCACTAACACGTTCAATGATTTTGGAGCTTCTACTATTTCATTGTCCTTAAGTGATGAAGCTACAACTGATGCAGCGATCACAGATGCAGACATTACAGCACTAAAAGATTCTATCCCTGAGATAACACGTATTTCACCAGACAATACAGTTAATACAACCGTAAAGTCGGATTTTGAAACCCGAACAGTTTTGGCATTTAGCGGTACTTCAGATTTACAATATACCAATCAGTCAATGGAAAGTACCCTCATCTATGGACGCTACTTCAACCAAAGCGACTATGATGATGCAAAAGAAGTGGTCGTAATTACTGAAGATACAGCTACATCACTGTTTAATGGTCGTCAAAATGTGATTGGTGAGGATATCCAGCTGTTGAGTAATACTGGGACTACTCTTAATTTGAAAATTATCGGTATTGTAGAAGGGACCTTTCAAGAATTACAAGGCTCTTTTGATCTAAGCCAGATGCCTTTATTCTTAGCTCTTCCTCTTACAACAATGGAGAAGTTAAATCCAACAATGGCCCTTATGAATAGTTTAACGGTTCAAGTGACGGATAAAGATGCAATCGAATCAGTCTCTAATCGTATGGTTCGACTATTAGAAACGAAACACGATTCTGTAGGAGAGAATTTTTATACAGCGACTAACTTTTTGCAAGCTCTTGATCAAGTAGATTCAGTTTTAAGTTTGTTTGTAAACTTTATCGCTGCTGTAGCAGCAATTGCTTTATTGGTAGGCGGAATTGGTGTTATGAACATTATGCTCGTATCTGTAACTGAACGAACACGTGAGATTGGTACCAGAAAAGCTTTAGGCGCGACAACGAATACCATTCTTTTTCAATTTTTAATGGAAGCCGTCATATTGACTCTGATTGGTGGAATTATTGGTCTGTTTTTGGGTATACTACTTGCAAATGTTATAGCTAACGCTTTAAATATTGTCCCTAATATTACCTTAGGATCTGTTGTTCTTGTTCTTCTTTTCTCTACTGCAGTAGGAATTTTCTTTGGGATTTATCCTGCTCGAAAAGCTGCAAAATTGGATCCAATAGAAGCTTTAAGATATGAATAA